GGCCGGTAGACAAACAGGCTGGCAAAAAGAATTCCACCAACAAACCCCCATCCCCACAGCGATAATTTCAGGGGTTTGAAGATTTTGAATGGATCAATTTCGTGGCTGATATCGTACGCCCAGGCAAAGGCGACCCAGGTCAGGGCAACCAGAAACAACACGCGAATGGTGTTGCTGAGGACAAAAGGGATGTTGAATTGCGGCAGTGGTCCGGCAGCGGAATCGGAGCGGTTACGATTGAGGCGAAAGATAAAATCCTGCAAGGTGCCGAGCTGACAGCCCCATGAACAGATGAATTTGTTGGCCAGCACAACGGTGAGCGTAAAAACGCAAAACGCCACCAGCCGTGGCTTGAAGACCACGCCTTTGGCACCGTAGAGGACAATGGCATCTTTGACCGTGCCCATCGGACTGGGATCAGCTCCAAGCACCACACCGAACAGCACGAAGCTACAGGCATAGAGAATCAGGCGCGTTTTGCGGGTGATTTTGTTGCGCCGCAGCAGCACAAAACTCATGCCCATAAAAGCAAACCACAGGGCAAATTTGAGCGGGATCTTAAACCAGTTTTTGCTCGCCTGTTCCTCGTCCAGCGCCCTCTTCTGATTAACCTGAGCGGTGATTTGTTGCAGAGTCAGGCCGAAACCACCAATAGGCTGCTGCAATTGTTCTTGAGAGGTGAGGGAAAAGATCTCCTTCAACAACAGTTTGCTCAAATGATTAACGTCAGAAAACTCGGCGACGGTCATCTCTGCGTTAATGGTCAGGGCAACATCTTGCGCGATCACTTCCTCTTTT
This is a stretch of genomic DNA from uncultured Desulfuromonas sp.. It encodes these proteins:
- a CDS encoding 4Fe-4S binding protein codes for the protein MKTLLAAAATIAFVVVFSMLSVQLWAEKEEVIAQDVALTINAEMTVAEFSDVNHLSKLLLKEIFSLTSQEQLQQPIGGFGLTLQQITAQVNQKRALDEEQASKNWFKIPLKFALWFAFMGMSFVLLRRNKITRKTRLILYACSFVLFGVVLGADPSPMGTVKDAIVLYGAKGVVFKPRLVAFCVFTLTVVLANKFICSWGCQLGTLQDFIFRLNRNRSDSAAGPLPQFNIPFVLSNTIRVLFLVALTWVAFAWAYDISHEIDPFKIFKPLKLSLWGWGFVGGILFASLFVYRPWCHLFCPFGLTGWLFEKLAVFKIKVDYDKCISCGSCEKACPSSVMGAILHQDKKVIPDCFSCGNCLESCPTDAVSFSSGRRQVPPVKQKSVR